In Methylobacterium sp. WL1, the sequence CCGGCTCCAGTGCCGTCTTCCGCGACAGGTGGGCGACGAGGTCGGCGACCGAGAACAGCATCAGGGCCGTGGAGGAGTCCTGCAGGCTCACCCCGTCGATCGACAGCCCGATCCGCAGGGCCTGAGGATCGGGCACCTCGTCGCTGGTCGCGAGGTAGGGGCCGAACGGGCCGAAGGTCGCGATGTTCTTGCCGGGTCCGAAGCCATCGCGGCGGATCAGCTCGCTGGCGCTGACATCGTTGAACACGCCGTAGGCGCAGACATGAGCCAGCGCGTCTTGCGCAGCGACTTGCTCAGCGCGACTGCCGATCACCGCGGCGATTTCGGCCTCGTAGGTGCAGCCGCCGATGCCCGGCGGCAGCACCACGGGCTCGCCCGGGCCGATCACCGTCCACGGCTCCTTCATGAAAAGGAACGGCTCGCTCGGATGGGGCGCGCCGCGCTCGGCCAACGCGTCCACGTAATTGTGCGCGATCCCGAAGATCCGGCCGGGTTTGGG encodes:
- a CDS encoding fumarylacetoacetate hydrolase family protein, which encodes MRFVTFSSGGAERAGILLGDASGPGDLVVDLAHPALQPALAGSPPQVLDLIRSGLADAAARLRDHAIPEAAQLPLRSVRLRAPLPKPGRIFGIAHNYVDALAERGAPHPSEPFLFMKEPWTVIGPGEPVVLPPGIGGCTYEAEIAAVIGSRAEQVAAQDALAHVCAYGVFNDVSASELIRRDGFGPGKNIATFGPFGPYLATSDEVPDPQALRIGLSIDGVSLQDSSTALMLFSVADLVAHLSRKTALEPGDVIATGTPAGIAALRQPPAWIRPGTTMTAWVEGLGSLISPIVAEEGL